In Quercus robur chromosome 11, dhQueRobu3.1, whole genome shotgun sequence, the following proteins share a genomic window:
- the LOC126705576 gene encoding serine carboxypeptidase-like 17, which yields MATKLSSGYLCCMLLLLLSGTAFSQSIVKTLPGFPGELPFKLETGYITVGDVVFFYYFIESEGFPGADPLLLYYNGGPGCSGLNGFLYQIGPLKFNITGYTGGLPTLIYEPNSWSKTANIIFLDGPVGAGFSYATAQEAWDTTDYLYATQLYEFLRNWLSIHPSFMNNPVFLGSDSYAGIITPILAQNIINGNEAGVVPFVNLKGFVLSCPHTNTDLETDVKITFAHRMALISDAMYDTAKDSCHGNYAYPDNSNCTEALSAISQCIELISDQNILEPACAFLSPKAKEMAKEERARRSLREKSNNFILPSTRSGDFWCKNFDYLLSDIWGNYKSVQEALHVRPGTVKQFFRCNVTIEYTVDTDDVVPVHKNLTASGLQVLVFSGDHDMVIPHIGIEQWILALDLTIDTDWRPWFVDGQVAGYTRKYTDDGYRLTYATLKGSGHSPPEYKRRECYDMFDRWIHYYPL from the exons ATGGCTACGAAACTAAGTTCAGGATACTTGTGTTGCATGCTTCTACTGCTTCTCTCAGGCACTGCATTCTCTCAGTCGATTGTCAAGACTCTTCCCGGCTTCCCCGGCGAATTGCCATTTAAACTTGAAACTGG ATACATAACTGTGGGCGATGTCGTGTTCTTCTACTATTTCATTGAGTCGGAAGGGTTTCCGGGAGCTGATCCTCTTCTACTCTACTATAATGGAGGCCCTGGTTGTTCTGGTTTAAATGGATTTCTTTACCAGATTG GTCCATTAAAATTCAATATCACTGGTTATACTGGGGGCTTACCAACATTGATATACGAACCAAACTCATGGTCAAAG ACTGCCAACATAATATTCTTGGATGGACCTGTGGGTGCTGGCTTTTCGTATGCAACTGCACAAGAAGCTTGGGACACAACAGACTATCTTTATGCAACACAGCTCTATGAGTTTCTAAGAAAT TGGTTGAGCATACACCCAAGTTTCATGAACAATCCAGTCTTTCTTGGAAGCGATTCCTATGCAGGAATAATTACTCCAATTCTTGCTCAAAATATCATAAATG GCAATGAAGCAGGAGTTGTGCCTTTTGTGAATCTCAAA GGATTCGTGCTTAGTTGCCCTCATACGAATACAGATCTTGAAACGGACGTAAAAATAACATTTGCTCACCGGATGGCTTTAATATCGGATGCCATGTATGAT ACAGCCAAAGATAGTTGCCATGGGAATTATGCTTATCCAGACAATTCAAACTGTACAGAGGCACTATCAGCAATAAGTCAG TGCATAGAGCTAATAAGTGATCAAAATATATTGGAACCCGCTTGTGCTTTCTTGTCACCGAAAGCAAAAGAAAtggcaaaagaagaaagagctCGAAGATCACTAAgagaaaaatcaaacaattttatTCTTCCATCAACTAGAAGCGGTGACTTTTGGTGCAAa AATTTTGATTATTTGCTCTCTGACATATGGGGAAATTACAAAAGTGTTCAAGAAGCTCTTCATGTTCGACCG GGAACAGTGAAACAATTCTTTAGGTGCAATGTCACCATTGAGTACACAGTTGACACAGATGATGTTGTCCCAGTTCATAAAAATCTTACCGCCTCAGGCTTGCAAGTCTTGGTGTTCAG TGGTGATCATGACATGGTTATTCCTCATATCGGTATTGAACAATGGATACTTGCTCTCGACCTAACAATTGATACTGATTGGCGACCATGGTTTGTCGATGGTCAAGTTGCAGG GTACACAAGGAAATATACAGATGATGGGTACCGTTTGACATATGCAACTCTAaag GGATCTGGACATTCGCCACCAGAGTATAAACGCAGGGAATGTTATGATATGTTCGACAGATGGATCCATTATTATCCTctgtag